ATTCAGTCTCCGGGCGGGCAGGTCGGGCCGTTCCTCGATCTGTTCGAAAAGGTGCGCGAGAGCGGAGAGCGCGTGGTGATCGACGGCCCTTGCCTGTCTGCCTGCACGCTGGTGCTGAGCATCGTGCCGGACGAGCGCATCTGCGTCACCAAACGCGCGGTGCTCGGGTTCCACGCAGCACGTTCGGTGGACCGGCGCGGGCGCTTCTATGCCGAGCCGGAAGCATCGGTCGCGGTGCTTGCCGCCTATCCCGGCCCGGTCCGCGACTGGATCAGCCGCCGCGGTGGCCTCACCTCGCGATTGCTGTTGCTGAGGGGACGTGATCTCGCCGCGATCTATCCGCGCTGCCGCTGACGAATTTGACCGCCGCCACGCATGTGACGTGAATGAGTTATGTGAACCGCGTCACATTAAAAGGCATTTGGCATGGCGGGCTCCAGGCCATACGGCAGGTTCCCTGTGCTCGCACCCAACGTGCACACGGGGTCTCTGTGCCATCACGCCGAAGCTGCCTTCGATGCTATGGCTGCCTTCAATAGAGAGTCTGAATCACCGGCACCAGCTTCATGCTGACGCAGATGAGCATCCCCCAAAGAGCAAAATTGATCTGTAGCGCCGCCGCCATCGGTCGCTCCCCTTCCAAGTGACGTCCATCCCAGTTTGTAGATTTTATGACTCACCAATAACGATTCTGACTTGCAGATCACAGCCCAATATTGCGTCAATTGTTGTGCGATGCAGTCCGCATGGTTTCACGAAGCGGCCTCACTGCTCCCGCAAAGTAATGCGATTGTGAATCATTGCTCGGCCATGCCGGCTAACTCGTTTGCCTTAAGTTCCATTTGACCGACGTGATGCAAGTTTCCTGTGCGGGACTTGCATCGCGCACCGAACTTTGGGTCCGGCATGATACGACACGGCTTCATCTTGCTCGCTTTCTGCGCAGCGCTGCTTGGATGTGCAGTCGCACCGGCGCAGGAGCGTCGTCCGATCGCGTGGGACGGCCTCGGGCAGGACCCCAACAAGAGCGCGAACCGCGCTAACATTGCGAAGCGGCGCGCAACGACTCCCGCGCCCGCGGCAGCCGATCCCAATCAGGAACGCGAACGCGTGCTCGGCACCTTGAGGCCATACTCAGAAGCGTGGTGGGCAGTTTACGACGAGATCGAAGCGGAGAAGGACAGGCAGCTCGGCACCAAGCTCGTGATCTGCCCTCGCTGCGTGCAATCGTCATCGCCGGCGGGCGAGGAGGTGACCGGATCAATCCGTTAGGTCGAACCGCGCGTGACGGAACACGCTACGCTCCGTGATACCTTCGATGTGTCCCCTCTCCCGCAGCAACTGGAGAGAGGGGATTCCCAACTCGACAAGACATGCAGGCGGTCGCGACCGTCACATTCCGTCCGCGGGGCAGTTCACCATCCAGGGGATGCCGAACTTGTCGACGCACATGCCGAAGCCCTTGGCCCAGAACGTCTTGCTGAACGGCATGTTGACGGCGCCGCCATCGGCGAGCGCATTGAACTTGCGTTCGCCATCGGCGGGATCCCTGACCGTGATCGAGATCGAGAAGCCCTGCGGCTTCTGGAAATGCTCCGGCGGCACGTCGGAAGCCATCAGCACGGTGCCGTCGGGCAGCGACATCCGGGCATGCATGATCATCTTTTCGCGTCCTGGCGTGGCGGGCACCTCCGGCGGTGCGTCCGAGGCGCGCATCATCGCATCGATCTTGCCGCCGAGAACCTTGGCGTAATAGTTGAACGCTGCTTCGCAATTGTCCTGATAGAACAGATAGGGATTGAGCATCGTTTCTCTCCTTTTCGTTGGCAGTGAGGCTTATTGCTTCTCGGTGAGCTTCTTCAGGTTGGCGAGGCCGGCCTCGAAATCATTGCCGATCATGCTGTCCATGTTGATGAACACCTGCATCACTTTCGAGACGAACGGGGCCGGGCCATACATCGACCATGTGACCAGTGTGGCATCGCCTTGCGGCACAAAGGTGAACTCGGCGGTGTTGTGGCCCTCTAACGGCCGCTCGAAATCGAGCTTGATCCGGAGCTTCGAGGGTCCGCTCGCCTCCAGGATCTCCATGTGGCCGGCGCCGACATTGTTGTTGCCGTCCCAGGCATAGGTCGCGCCCTTGCCTTCCCCAGGTCCGCCGAAGCTTCGTTTCATGGCGGGATCGCGATTCTCATAGGGCGACCAGCCGGTCCAGCGGCGAAAATCGGCGACGACCGGATAGATCGCATCGGCGGGCGCTTTCACGGCGAGACTGCGCTCGACGCGGATTGTATCGGGTTTCGTCAGGGCAAAGACAAGGATGCCCGCAATTCCGGCCGTGAGGACGATGGCAATGACGGCAATGGCTTTCAACATGAGGGGCTCCCTGGGATACGGGCTTAGGACGAACGGGAACGGCAGGAGCCGACAAGTTGCCGGAATGAATTTCCTGATTGCCATTCCCGGGCGATGCGAAGCATCGAACTCCGTTGCGCAATTGCGCACCGGAGAATCGGGTTCACTCCTTGGGTGCCCCGGAATGACGGAGAACCGTCACGTCGCCTTCGCGCTTTCCTTCGGCTTCGGCTGGCTGTCCCGGATCAGGCGATCGAGATGCATGCGGATGTGGGCGGCCTCCGCGGACGTGTTGGCGAGCGCAATGGCGCGGTCGAAGGCGATGCGGGCCTCGTCGTTGCGGCCGAGCTGCATCAGGAAGGCGCCGCGCACACCGAAGAAATGGAAGTAGTTGGCGAGCTTCGGCGCCAAGGGCTCGATCAGGTCGAGTGCGGCTTGCGGCCCCCGCACCTTGGAGACCGCGACGGCGCGGTTGAGCGTCACCACGGGGGACGGCTGCACGACCTCGAGCGCGCCGTAGAGCAGGTCGATCTGCGTCCAGTCGGTCTCCTGCGGCGTCGCTGCGCGGGCATGCAGCGCGGCGATCGCGGCCTGGATCTGATAGGGTCCGCTGCGGCGGTGTCGCATCGCCTTGTCGATCAGGGCGAGGCCTTCGGCAATCATGGTGCCGTTCCACAACGAACGGTCCTGGTCGTCGAGCAGGATCACCGACCCGTCAGCGGCAAAGCGCGCGGCGCTGCGCGCATGTTGCAGCAGGATGAGCGCCGCGAGCCCCATGATCTCCGGCTCGCTCGGGAACAACCGCAGCAGCAGCCGGGCCAGCCGGATCGCCTCTTCGCACAGCGGCTTTCTGATCTCGGCAGTATCGCCAGTGGTGGAATAGCCCTCGTTGAAGATCAGGTAGATCATCGCCGCGACGCCGGCGAGCCGCTCGGAGCGCTCGACCGCGCCGGGCGCTTCGAACGGCGTTCCCGCCTCCGCGACCTTCGCCTTGGCGCGGGTGATGCGCTGCTCCATCGCCGCGTCCGAAACCAGGAAGGCGCGCGCGATCTGCTTCACCGTGAGGCCCGAGACGATGCGCAACGCCAGCGCGATCTGCTGCGTCGCCGGCAATTGAGGATGGCAGCAGATGAACATCAGGCGCAAAATGTCGTCGCGATAGTGCGAGCCGTCGAGCCGCTCGGCCAGCGCGCCTTCGGCGTCGTCCAGATCGGAGATCGCCTGATCGTCGTCCGGCAGCGGCTGCTGCTTGCGGGTCCTGCGCACCTCGTCGATGGCGGCATTGCGGCCGACCATGATCAGCCAGGCCGCAGGATCGCGCGGAGGCCCGTTCTGCGGCCAGGACTTGAGTGCGCGCAGGGACGCGTTCTGGAACGCCTCCTCGGCGGTATCGAGATCGCGGAAATAGCGCAGCAGCGCGCCGACCGCCTGGGGTCGCGCAGAGGTCAGCGCGGTCTCGATCCAGGCGGTGTCGGCCTCGCTCACGTCAAATTTCCTCCGGGCCGGAACACGCCGACGGGACGCACCTCATAGGCGCCGCCGGGATTGGCCGCGCCGAGGTCGCGGGCGACGTCGAGGGCCTCGTCGAGATTCTTGCAGTCGACGATGTAGAAGCCGAGCAACTGCTCCTTGGTCTCGGCATAGGGGCCGTCGAGCACCAGCGGCGGGTCTTCCTTGCGCAAGGTCGCCGCCGCCGTGGTCGGCAGCAGCCGTGCGACCGGCCCGAGCCGGCCTTGCTTGGTGAGATTCTCCTGCACCACGGCGAGCTTCTTCATCACGGCCTCGTCCTGCTCCTTGCTCCAGGAGCCGACGAAGTCCTCATCGTGATAGCAAAGGATTGCATAAAGCATGGGCGACACTTTCCTCGTCTGTTCTGAAGACGGTTGACTATGCCCCGGGCCGACAGGGCTGCGGAAAAAAATAGCAGGAAATATCCGGCAGGTCGTGCCAAGGAGGGCCTTCCTGAGCGGAACCTGAGAGGCACTTCGAATGAGCACGGGCACACTGGCCGTCCTGATCAACAGCACGCAGCAGAACTGGCTTCCGGAGCGCTGGAAGACCCGGTTCGATGCGGTCTGCGGCGGCCGCCGCGTGGTGCTGCTGCCCGATGCTTCCCTCGATCCGGCCGAGGTGCACTATGCCACGGTGTGGAAGCCGGTGCCGGGCGCTCTCGCCGCCTTCCCTAATCTGCGGGCGATCTTCAATCTCGGCGCCGGCGTCGATGCGCTGATGGCCGACAAGAGCCTGCCCGATGTGCCGCTGGTCCGCGTCGCCGTGCCCGATCTCACCAACCGCATGACCGAATATGTCGTGCTGCACGTGCTGATGCACCATCGTCAGGAGCTGTATCTGCGGGACTCTCAGCGCGCGAAGCGCTGGGAGCCCAGATATCAATGGCCGGCGAGTGCCGTCACGGTTGGCGTCATGGGGCTTGGCACCTTAGGCGCGGACGCGGCCGACGTGCTGCGGCGGCTCGGCTTCCGTGTCGCCGGCTGGAGCCGCAGCCCCCGCGCGATCGAGGGCGTCGAATGCTTCCACGGCACCGACGGAATGAATGCCTTCCTGCGCAAGACCGACATCCTGGTCTGCCTGCTGCCGCTGACGCCCGACACGCACGGCATCCTCAACCGCGACGTCTTCACAAAGCTCAACCGCGATAGCCTGCTCGGTGCGCCGGTGCT
The nucleotide sequence above comes from Bradyrhizobium sp. NDS-1. Encoded proteins:
- a CDS encoding SRPBCC family protein; the encoded protein is MLKAIAVIAIVLTAGIAGILVFALTKPDTIRVERSLAVKAPADAIYPVVADFRRWTGWSPYENRDPAMKRSFGGPGEGKGATYAWDGNNNVGAGHMEILEASGPSKLRIKLDFERPLEGHNTAEFTFVPQGDATLVTWSMYGPAPFVSKVMQVFINMDSMIGNDFEAGLANLKKLTEKQ
- a CDS encoding VOC family protein, whose translation is MLNPYLFYQDNCEAAFNYYAKVLGGKIDAMMRASDAPPEVPATPGREKMIMHARMSLPDGTVLMASDVPPEHFQKPQGFSISITVRDPADGERKFNALADGGAVNMPFSKTFWAKGFGMCVDKFGIPWMVNCPADGM
- a CDS encoding YciI family protein, whose translation is MLYAILCYHDEDFVGSWSKEQDEAVMKKLAVVQENLTKQGRLGPVARLLPTTAAATLRKEDPPLVLDGPYAETKEQLLGFYIVDCKNLDEALDVARDLGAANPGGAYEVRPVGVFRPGGNLT
- a CDS encoding RNA polymerase sigma factor, producing the protein MSEADTAWIETALTSARPQAVGALLRYFRDLDTAEEAFQNASLRALKSWPQNGPPRDPAAWLIMVGRNAAIDEVRRTRKQQPLPDDDQAISDLDDAEGALAERLDGSHYRDDILRLMFICCHPQLPATQQIALALRIVSGLTVKQIARAFLVSDAAMEQRITRAKAKVAEAGTPFEAPGAVERSERLAGVAAMIYLIFNEGYSTTGDTAEIRKPLCEEAIRLARLLLRLFPSEPEIMGLAALILLQHARSAARFAADGSVILLDDQDRSLWNGTMIAEGLALIDKAMRHRRSGPYQIQAAIAALHARAATPQETDWTQIDLLYGALEVVQPSPVVTLNRAVAVSKVRGPQAALDLIEPLAPKLANYFHFFGVRGAFLMQLGRNDEARIAFDRAIALANTSAEAAHIRMHLDRLIRDSQPKPKESAKAT
- a CDS encoding 2-hydroxyacid dehydrogenase — translated: MSTGTLAVLINSTQQNWLPERWKTRFDAVCGGRRVVLLPDASLDPAEVHYATVWKPVPGALAAFPNLRAIFNLGAGVDALMADKSLPDVPLVRVAVPDLTNRMTEYVVLHVLMHHRQELYLRDSQRAKRWEPRYQWPASAVTVGVMGLGTLGADAADVLRRLGFRVAGWSRSPRAIEGVECFHGTDGMNAFLRKTDILVCLLPLTPDTHGILNRDVFTKLNRDSLLGAPVLINAGRGGLQNEADILACLDDGTLGAVSLDVFVQEPQPADSRFWTHPKVLLTPHNAADTDADAISAYVAEQITRFEAGGALENVVDRARGY